A portion of the Podospora pseudoanserina strain CBS 124.78 chromosome 2, whole genome shotgun sequence genome contains these proteins:
- a CDS encoding hypothetical protein (MEROPS:MER0000432; COG:S; EggNog:ENOG503P1A5): MADAVVGSPAADEVRPYKIHVVQVPTRHLHLARQKLELTRLPHEGSLPKSTVWWEPKPVIEPLIDYWLEKYNFRDIESNLNANIPQFRTSIALSESASPLRIHFIHARSSSTNALPLLVLPPFPLTNLSLSHLINPLTTPSDPTHQAFHVVIPSLPGLGFSDSIPANRSPIDATASIFNTLMTSRLGYRHYLTTNTSPGSSSPSQIDFHLAHAISATYSDSCLGTHLISPVLSAPKLTSSPIEFAKWSLAWFFRGGVAGYEERDFLGYYSHPPSPPITEIRDPNTLAYGLCDSPVGMLAFVLRHLRQIASGNGGVVGSTGTFTREELITLTNLAWLPGPEGLLRFWSGTSLHHSSHQLPAKTPTKPKVAITVFASSYSSSTATAAPAATNEKDDVEQLDLSGIGGNQGRAQSTFYPPAWAHGSYSVLHTSRVDSQPPSSLLLFEQPDIIYDGIRALAKEVLKIDKRIIPVAPLTGVVVEPASTATPQPTTATQQPKPEKTIKPVVAEPPILRTIKEEKTEDKGKGKDVLKDEGLLSPPTIPAVKRELSDGSGGISSPDTLVESSPSPLGRS; encoded by the exons ATGGCGGACGCTGTGGTGGGATCGCCGGCTGCCGATGAGGTCAGGCCGTACAAGATACAT GTTGTACAGGTTCCGACGAGGCATCTCCACCTCGCACGACAGAAGCTTGAGCTCACTAGACTGCCTCATGAGGGGTCTCTGCCAAAGTCGACCGTGTGGTGGGAGCCAAAGCCTGTTATCGAGCCGCTGATTGACTACTGGCTTGAAAAGTACAACTTTCGCGATATCGAGTCCAACCTCAACGCCAACATCCCCCAGTTTCGGACCTCGATTGCCTTGTCGGAATCGGCATCCCCTCTCAGGATTCACTTCATCCATGCCCGgtcctcttccaccaacgCTCTTCCTCTCTTGGTGCTGCCACCATTCCCACtaaccaacctctccctctcccacctcatcaaccccctcacaacCCCATCCGACCCGACTCATCAAGCTTTTCACGTCGTCATACCCTCTTTGCCAGGATTGGGCTTCTCCGACTCCATTCCCGCGAACCGCTCACCCATAGACGCCACGGCCTCGATATTTAATACACTAATGACCTCTCGATTGGGCTATAGGCACTACCTGACAACAAACACGTCCCCTGgctcctcttcgccatccCAAATCGACTTCCACCTCGCCCACGCCATCTCAGCGACCTACTCTGACTCCTGCCTGGGAACCCATCTAATCTCCCCTGTCCTCTCCGCGCCAAAACTCACAAGCTCACCCATCGAATTCGCAAAATGGTCTCTAGCCTGGTTCTTCAGGGGTGGTGTGGCTGGCTATGAAGAGCGGGACTTCCTAGGGTACTACTCccaccctccttcaccaccaatcACAGAGATAAGAGACCCAAATACCCTAGCATACGGACTGTGTGACTCCCCAGTTGGAATGCTGGCTTTCGTGTTGAGGCACCTGCGACAAATCGCCAGCGGCAATGGTGGGGTTGTAGGATCAACAGGGACATTCACAAGAGAGGAATTGATCACACTTACGAACTTGGCCTGGTTACCTGGACCGGAAGGGCTGTTGCGGTTTTGGTCGGGAACTTCGCTGCATCACTCTTCTCATCAGCTGCCGGCGAAAACACCAACAAAGCCGAAAGTTGCGATTACGGTCTTTGCGAGTTCGTACTCTTCCTCGACAGCGACtgcagcaccagcagcaacgaaCGAAAAGGACGATGTGGAGCAGCTTGATTTGTCTGGTATTGGTGGAAACCAGGGAAGAGCACAGTCGACATTCTATCCACCTGCCTGGGCGCACGGCTCGTACTCGGTGCTGCACACTTCCCGGGTTGATTCGCAGCCTCCGTCATCACTACTGCTGTTTGAGCAGCCGGACATAATCTACGATGGGATCCGGGCATTGGCGAAGGAGGTGCTGAAGATAGACAAGAGGATCATACCAGTGGCCCCCCTGactggtgttgtggttgagcCTGCTTCCACCGCCACGCCtcagccaacaacagcaacacagcAGCCCAAACCAGAAAAGACGATCAAACCTGTTGTTGCGGAGCCACCAATTCTGCGAACAATaaaggaagagaagaccGAGGACAAGGGCAAAGGGAAGGATGTCCTCAAGGATGAGGGTTTGCTGTCACCGCCTACCATTCCCGCGGTAAAGAGGGAGTTGAGTGATGGGAGTGGCGGCATCAGCAGTCCGGACACACTAGTTGAGAGTTCCCCCTCGCCGTTGGGGAGGTCTTag
- a CDS encoding hypothetical protein (COG:S; EggNog:ENOG503NXVD), with amino-acid sequence MGASDSKLVFKKGIFRLSEERHIPADDPYWAQFWELPESSDDIFSLFAPADVRRTRDNALENLETLITAVTGRLFMLRHHPSFPDHELAPDREVLNCVRVLTRVLPYIYEKESLQDWEDSFFWAPRRKRSRKSSIASEVLFDGADGVPKTPVVEYEDAKPLAEELIDTVTDLLFFSDLTVTKVPNGKPKVTYSIWQTGVGCTVPIATTKEHESNRCEILRLLLTLTSKSMYLSLATLPQTGTKALTYICTCPDKQVVLSVLCSLLNTTLKYNPATWLAPYNALVPNHPKQLLVTTTLQFLLTTLLYTIPENPELPTPKNHYRHYLGRLHRPSDFQFIVDGMTRVLNQPLQGSYIPGAHAAVRFAPEIIMLFWEVTQCNKRFRSFLIDTGRAYDFVILILFYALEYKNDASKQGVVRMCAFLLQTLSVEKNFGTNLNKSFDAQDTLPPAIRIAGFRGTYADFLIQSIYALITTSQGKLTAIYPALLAIINNIAPYLDGLSAPTCSKIMHLFNSMSSPSFLLANETNHSLLRSLLEAINSIVEHQYIQNAHLVFAILRNKKRFEAVRSFTLESGHEEMERRNRRRKDSGASNDPLQADSTRSSLESLRSPVTLSSRAPAPGDVPEEDGTFAIGDDDDDDSDDEERPTPAASSPSENPSRASSVASPVDDDVPRQLRGMSEKARGKMPAGAQTFSRQNSTTSLGSMSQSVSGIFEPSTQWIETWLPELPLHTILTLIQQISALIPRQAFASDPPLPATLDKIREIQLVGVDQTPARVHSFEWSPLALGWYESLLWGFIFASEVQVSKGTMGIWNATQIKLFRVQETAPQGPSLTSPRGAVDAVGSNIVSRIGQINLRGGAGGAGAGGQAPTGGTPRGG; translated from the exons ATGGGTGCCAGCGACTCCAAACTAGTCTTCAAGAAAGGCATCTTTAGACTGTCGGAGGAACGCCATATTCCTGCTGACGATCCATACTGGGCTCAG TTCTGGGAGCTCCCCGAGTCCTCGGACGACATCTTCAGTCTTTTTGCCCCGGCCGATGTCCGACGAACCCGCGATAATGCGCTCGAGAACCTGGAGACGCTGATAACAGCTGTAACCGGGCGCCTGTTTATGCTTCGTCACCACCCTTCCTTTCCCGACCACGAGCTTGCCCCAGATCGAGAGGTGCTGAACTGCGTTCGCGTTCTTACGAGGGTCCTGCCTTATATCTACGAGAAGGAGAGCTTGCAGGACTGGGAGGATAGCTTTTTCTGGGCTCCCCGGCGCAAACGGTCCAGAAAGTCATCGATTGCGAGTGAAGTGCTGTTTGATGGCGCAGACGGTGTACCCAAGACACCGGTGGTGGAGTACGAGGATGCGAAACCTCTGGCTGAGGAGCTGATCGATACCGTCACCGACCTGCTCTTTTTCTCCGATTTGACGGTCACCAAGGTGCCAAATGGCAAGCCCAAGGTCACTTATAGCATCTGGCAGACCGGCGTTGGCTGTACAGTACCTATCGCCACGACCAAAGAGCATGAGAGCAATCGGTGTGAGATACTTCGGTTGCTTTTGACGCTAACCAGCAAGAGCATGTACTTGTCTTTGGCGACGCTGCCTCAGACGGGGACCAAGGCTCTCACCTATATCTGCACTTGTCCCGACAAGCAGGTGGTGCTCTCGGTGCTCTGTTCGCTGTTGAATACG ACTCTGAAATATAACCCAGCTACCTGGCTAGCACCCTACAACGCCCTGGTGCCCAACCATCCCAAGCAGCTCTTGGTTACCACCACCCTGCAATTCCTCCTAACCACCCTCCTATACACCATCCCAGAAAACCCAGAACTCCCGACACCTAAAAACCACTACCGACACTACCTAGGCCGCTTACACAGGCCTTCAGATTTTCAGTTCATCGTGGACGGCATGACCCGAGTGCTGAACCAACCCCTTCAGGGGTCGTACATTCCAGGCGCTCACGCCGCTGTCCGCTTTGCCCCTGAGATCATAATGTTGTTCTGGGAGGTGACGCAATGTAACAAGCGATTCAGGTCTTTCCTGATCGACACAGGAAGGGCCTACGATTTTGTCATTTTGATTTTGTTCTACGCCTTGGAGTACAAGAACGATGCTTCCAAGCAAGGTGTGGTGAGGATGTGTGCCTTCTTGCTGCAGACGCTGAGCGTAGAGAAAAACTTTGGGACAAACTTGAACAAGTCGTTTGATGCCCAGGACACTCTGCCCCCCGCGATTCGGATTGCGGGGTTCAGGGGGACGTATGCTGATTTTCTCATTCAG TCCATTTATGCTCTCATCACAACCAGTCAGGGAAAACTGACAGCGATCTATCCTGCATTgctggccatcatcaacaacattgCGCCCTATCTGGATGGGTTAAGCGCCCCTACCTGTTCCAAGATTATGCACCTGTTCAACTCCATGTCTTCGCCGTCGTTTCTCCTAGCCAATGAAACCAACCATTCGTTACTGCGGTCATTGTTGGAGGCGATCAACTCGATCGTTGAACACCAATACATCC AAAACGCGCACTTGGTGTTTGCGATACtcagaaacaagaaaaggtTCGAGGCCGTCCGGTCATTTACACTGGAAAGCGGGCATGAAGAAATGGAAAGACGTAACCGACGGAGGAAGGATTCTGGGGCTTCAAATGACCCGCTACAAGCCGACTCAACTAGAAGTTCACTCGAGAGTCTGAGAAGCCCGGTAACACTTTCCTCACGAGCACCCGCACCGGGCGATGTTCCAGAGGAAGATGGGACATTTGCTATtggcgacgatgatgacgacgacagtgatgatgaggagcgGCCTACACCGGCGGCTTCTAGCCCCAGTGAGAATCCATCACGGGCGTCTTCTGTCGCGTCTCcggtcgatgatgatgtacCGAGACAGCTGCGCGGCATGTCGGAAAAAGCTAGAGGCAAAATGCCGGCGGGAGCGCAGACCTTCTCGCGTCAGAACAGCACGACCAGCCTGGGCAGCATGTCACAGTCAGTCTCCGGCATCTTTGAGCCATCAACGCAATGGATCGAGACGTGGCTTCCAGAGTTGCCACTGCACACCATCTTGACGTTGATCCAACAGATTTCAGCTCTGATCCCACGGCAGGCTTTCGCGTCTGATCCGCCACTGCCTGCGACGTTGGACAAAATCAGGGAGATTCAGCTCGTGGGTGTGGACCAGACCCCGGCGAGGGTGCACTCGTTTGAGTGGTCGCCGCTGGCACTGGGGTGGTACGAGAGCCTGCTGTGGGGGTTTATTTTTGCGAGCGAGGTGCAGGTGTCGAAGGGAACGATGGGGATATGGAACGCGACGCAGATTAAGCTCTTCCGGGTGCAGGAGACGGCGCCTCAGGGACCGAGCCTGACGAGCCCGAGAGGGGCGGTGGACGCGGTGGGGAGTAATATTGTGTCGAGGATTGGGCAGATCAATttgagaggaggagccgggggggcgggagcgggaggtcAAGCGCCTACTGGGGGGACTCCGAGAGGCGGCTAG
- the SPC3 gene encoding Signal peptidase complex subunit (COG:U; BUSCO:EOG09264VC6; EggNog:ENOG503NYT4), with translation MYSSLVRLQNTFGFFTTVAFVVALLISASDFLSPRTPTVNVLKTTQLQTVKGRADYYSSKKEEYAIIKFTLDADLSSLFTWNTKQVFAYVTAEWPSAQNNNATNQAVIWDTIITAPSSDHLGNFSPSKLKRLRKSANGKGIDPSRGKLQLKNQRLKYPLTHPTGRLANTEDVQLKLHYNVQPWVGFLSWNQAQDWGKWKALKNGLSKKFTLPAIKVKEQAKKKTTRA, from the exons ATGtactcctccctcgtccgcctccaaaacaccttcggcttcttcaccaccgtcgCCTTCGTCGTCGCCCTCCTAATCTCCGCCTCCGACTTCCTGTCCCCCCGCACCCCCACCGTCAACGTCCTCAAAACAACCCAGCTCCAAACGGTGAAAGGCCGCGCGGATTACTACTCGTCCAAAAAGGAAGAATACGCCATCATCAAATTCACCCTTGACgccgacctctcctccctcttcacctggAACACAAAGCAAGTCTTTGCCTACGTCACGGCCGAGTGGCCCTCGGCCCAAAACAACAATGCGACCAACCAGGCCGTGATCTGggacaccatcatcacggCGCCGAGCAGTGACCATTTGGGGAATTTTAGCCCCTCGAAGCTtaagaggttgaggaagagcGCCAACGGGAAGGGGATTGATCCTAGCCG CGGCAAACTCCAACTCAAGAACCAGCGCCTTAAGtaccccctcacccacccgACAGGCAGGCTCGCCAACACAGAAGACGTCCAGCTCAAGCTTCACTACAACGTCCAGCCCTGGGTTGGTTTCCTGTCATGGAACCAGGCCCAGGACTGGGGCAAGTGGAAGGCGCTGAAGAATGGGCTGAGCAAGAAGTTTACGCTCCCAGCTATCAAGGTGAAGgagcaggccaagaagaagaccacaAGGGCTTAG